From the genome of Metarhizium brunneum chromosome 4, complete sequence, one region includes:
- the MSS116 gene encoding ATP-dependent RNA helicase MSS116, with the protein MSDRQKGQRQTRGRGHHGRGRRRGHAQASGRSSAQRNHDTPIDTPSPINGSETPPLPFDAKPPLTEAVPLDTPRFSELDEQHLHPSLTEAITKDLKFDHMMPVQAATLWELLPPGRHDCLVQAKTGTGKTIAFLLPALQNMITKKKPGGSAISLLAISPTRELALQIAQEATSLLQRLPDYRVRTAIGGTNKDREEKQILDRCDVLIATPGRLIDHMSNENILWAFRELDTLVLDEADRLLDMGFVPALREIVSKLPDKKQVDRQSMLFSATIAERVNKVAGLVLSTGYKFISTIPEGEVNTHERVPQVLITVPTFASVTAGMVGAIREEAAKHDNFKAIVFAPTAAQAGFYGHVLSRIPGLPPVSTLHSRMTQNKRTKITNDYREAPSAILTATDVIARGMDFPGVTTVFQIGIPSEKESYIHRLGRTARANAEGRGIFLICEAESFFPKWTLKNFTFIPHEADVSSADEVERILDTIEEDQKAQIYQAWLGYYNNHMKGLRWDKTELVRQANIFARDGLGTPETPPIQKGVVGKMGLRGTRGLNVVPDKPRGRTARGGR; encoded by the coding sequence ATGAGCGACAGACAGAAAGGCCAACGCCAGACCCGTGGTCGCGGCCACCATGGCCGTGGACGTCGACGCGGCCATGCTCAGGCATCGGGAAGAAGCTCAGCGCAAAGAAATCACGACACTCCCATCGACACCCCATCTCCCATCAACGGCAGTGAGACGCCGCCTCTGCCATTTGATGCAAAGCCGCCCCTCACAGAAGCCGTTCCGCTCGACACGCCGAGGTTCTCTGAACTCGATGAGCAGCACCTCCATCCCTCGCTCACCGAAGCCATCACCAAGGACCTTAAATTTGACCACATGATGCCTGTCCAGGCCGCCACTCTCTGGGAGCTCTTGCCGCCAGGTCGCCACGACTGTCTTGTCCAAGCCAAAACCGGTACAGGAAAAACCATCGCCTTCTTGCTCCCCGCTCTTCAGAACATGATCACCAAGAAGAAACCCGGTGGTTCAGCCATCTCCCTCCTCGCCATTTCGCCCACTCGCGAGCTCGCGCTGCAGATTGCCCAGGAAGCCACCTCTTTACTCCAAAGATTGCCCGACTATCGCGTGCGCACCGCCATCGGTGGCACAAACAAGGACCGCGAAGAGAAGCAAATTCTTGATCGCTGCGACGTTCTCATCGCCACGCCTGGCAGGCTCATTGACCACATGTCCAATGAAAATATCCTATGGGCTTTTCGGGAGTTGGATACGCTTGTATTAGATGAAGCCGATAGACTCCTCGACATGGGGTTTGTGCCTGCCCTTCGAGAAATCGTCAGCAAGCTGCCCGACAAGAAACAGGTCGACAGACAGAGCATGTTGTTCTCAGCCACTATTGCCGAGCGCGTCAACAAGGTTGCTGGCCTTGTCCTATCGACGGGATACAAATTCATCTCCACCATTCCCGAAGGCGAAGTCAACACGCACGAACGCGTGCCACAAGTCCTCATCACGGTGCCCACGTTTGCATCCGTCACCGCAGGCATGGTCGGCGCCATCAgggaagaagccgccaagcACGACAacttcaaggccattgtTTTCGCTCCTACGGCTGCGCAGGCTGGCTTCTACGGACATGTCTTGTCTAGGATCCCCGGTTTGCCACCCGTGTCTACACTCCACAGCCGAATGACGCAGAACAAGCGAACCAAGATCACGAATGACTACCGCGAAGCACCATCTGCTATTTTGACAGCTACGGATGTCATTGCCAGAGGCATGGACTTTCCTGGCGTGACGACTGTATTCCAAATCGGTATCCCCTCGGAAAAGGAGAGCTATATccaccgtcttggccgcACGGCACGAGCCAATGCTGAAGGACGTGGTATTTTCCTCATTTGTGAGGCAGAATCGTTCTTCCCGAAGTGGACCCTAAAGAATTTCACCTTTATACCCCATGAGGCAGATGTATCGTCTGCTGATGAAGTTGAGCGGATTCTGGATACCATTGAGGAGGATCAAAAGGCGCAGATATACCAGGCGTGGCTGGGATATTATAACAACCATATGAAGGGTTTGAGGTGGGACAAAACGGAGCTTGTCAGGCAAGCAAACATTTTTGCGCGCGATGGGCTGGGCACGCCAGAGACGCCGCCTATTCAAAAGGGTGTTGTCGGGAAGATGGGACTGAGAGGCACGAGGGGACTCAATGTTGTGCCTGATAAGCCTAGAGGCAGGACTGCTAGGGGGGGGCGATAG
- the himC gene encoding Cytochrome P450 monooxygenase himC, which translates to MDMPAGSHPTRLLVWAAVGLAVISLLVPIARRFFVRRQIARSHGCRPVAKSANKDPFLGIDTIRANLRAAREHKALETSRARTSRFGNTYTSRQLLLPIIVTVEPDNIKTVLALNFKDYGIGHRLERFSPLLGAGIFDTDGDHWAASRALIRPNFTRDQVADLALFENLMQDLFALIPRDGQTVVDLQDLFFRYTIDSATEFLFGQSVGSLKKTAKTELDFAEAFNYAQDAIRMRNILGPLAKLYRDPKADRCNRICREFAQQFVDKAVSEVWSEGDPAEKQPSADKSKTQGEKYIFLRELARRTSDKRRILDELLNVLLAGRDTTASLLSNMFFMLAKNPAIWAKLRNEVAVLNGQVPTYEMLRSLKYLKCCMNESLRLHPVVPMNSREALRDTILPVGGGSDGLSPVFVPKGTHVAYNVYAMHRRADFYGPDADEFRPERWESKELQPRWEYLPFNGGPRICVGQQYALTEVGYVTVRIAQEFQKLESKDPGPWEESLTLTLCSRNGTKVCLAPA; encoded by the exons ATGGACATGCCCGCGGGTTCGCACCCAACGAGGCTGCTGGTATGGGCAGCCGTCGGCTTGGCCGTCATCTCCTTGCTTGTCCCCATCGCCAGGCGATTCTTCGTCCGGCGCCAGATTGCGCGtagccatggctgccgacCGGTTGCAAAATCTGCCAACAAAGACCCATTCCTTGGCATAGACACAATACGTGCCAATCTGAGGGCGGCTCGCGAGCACAAAGCCCTCGAAACAAGCCGCGCGAGGACTTCCCGCTTCGGAAATACGTACACGTCGAGGCAGCTGTTGCTTCCCATCATCGTGACCGTGGAGCCCGACAACATCAAGACGGTCCTCGCGCTCAATTTCAAGGACTATGGCATTGGCCATCGTCTAGAACGCTTCAGCCCCCTCCTCGGGGCAGGCATATTCGACACGGATGGCGACCACTGGGCGGCGTCGCGCGCTCTTATCCGGCCCAACTTCACCAGAGACCAAGTAGCcgacttggccttgtttgAGAATCTGATGCAGGACCTCTTTGCGCTTATTCCGCGGGATGGACAGACCGTCGTCGACCTGCAGGACCTGTTCTTTCGCTATACAATTGATTCTGCCACCGAGTTTCTGTTTGGACAGTCAGTCGGCAGtctgaagaagacggccaagacggaGCTGGATTTCGCAGAGGCATTCAATTATGCGCAGGACGCCATCAGGATGCGCAACATCCTGGGACCGCTGGCGAAACTCTACAGGGATCCCAAGGCCGACAGATGCAATAGGATTTGTCGCGAGTTTGCCCAGCAATTTGTTGACAAGGCCGTCAGCGAGGTTTGGTCAGAGGGCGACCCGGCCGAAAAGCAACCATCAGCGGACAAGTCCAAGACGCAGGGCGAGAAATACATCTTCCTGCGCGAATTGGCAAGGCGTACATCGGACAAGCGCCGCATCTTGGACGAACTTCTCAATGTTCTCCTTGCCGGTCGTGACACCACGGCCAGCCTACTCAGCAACATGTTTTTTATGCTTGCCAAGAATCCGGCCATCTGGGCCAAACTGCGAAATGAGGTGGCCGTGCTGAATGGGCAAGTGCCAACCTATGAGATGCTTCGTAGTCTCAAGTACTTGAAGTGCTGCATGAACGAAT CGCTACGCCTCCACCCAGTCGTGCCCATGAACTCTCGCGAGGCCTTGCGAGATACTATCCTGCCAGTCGGCGGTGGGAGTGACGGCCTGTCACCGGTATTTGTACCCAAGGGCACGCACGTCGCCTATAACGTGTACGCGATGCATCGACGGGCTGATTTCTACGGACCGGATGCAGATGAATTCCGCCCGGAGCGCTGGGAGAGCAAGGAGCTGCAGCCGCGATGGGAGTATCTGCCTTTTAACGGAGGGCCGCGCATATGTGTCGGCCAGCAATACGCCCTGACCGAAGTGGGATATGTTACTGTCCGCATAGCACAGGAGTTCCAAAAGCTGGAAAGTAAGGATCCGGGGCCGTGGGAAGAGTCATTGACGCTGACGCTTTGTTCTCGAAATGGAACCAAGGTTTGTCTTGCGCCAGCATAA